One Helianthus annuus cultivar XRQ/B chromosome 7, HanXRQr2.0-SUNRISE, whole genome shotgun sequence genomic region harbors:
- the LOC118480152 gene encoding uncharacterized protein LOC118480152, which produces MKKQFGGDVSRRRRRGVVGKELQVNGADYSGYRGEGGYGGYGVEDGYGGYRGKGGYSGYNRYGGEGGYGGYGSYGGYEEYGRYGYEPRNTLLYKPSTPGNPFQINERFMSLTDLKNWLQETGKEYGYVIVTRRSKDIGGTTGMVWVVCDRSGEHRSKAIVWNAGSKKIGCPFSLLAIRDVTNDTWELKVDNQNHNHEPTTSLLGHAFVRRFTEAEYKLVEQLTAQNMEPRIIFQTLRKQFPDSLHVQKDVQNVVQKIRATLMALESLLHDHRKVTLNALTWPA; this is translated from the exons CGGATTACAGTGGATACaggggtgaaggtggatacggtggatacggggtAGAAGATGGATACGGTGGATACAGGGGTAAAGGTGGATACAGTGGATATAATAGATATGGCGGTGAaggtggatacggtggatacggaaGCTACGGTGGATACGAAGAATATGGTAGATATGGTTATGAGCCCCGTAACACACTACTTTATAAACCATCTACCCCAGGCAATCCGTTTCAAATAAATGAG cgATTCATGTCTCTTACTGATTTGAAGAATTGGTTACAAGAAACGGGAAAGGAGTATGGTTACGTAATTGTTACCCGCCGATCGAAAGATATTGGTGGTACTACTGGGATGGTATGGGTTGTGTGCGACCGTAGTGGTGAGCACCGTAGTAAAGCAATAGTTTGGAATGCTGGTAGTAAAAAAATCGGTTGCCCATTTTCATTACTCGCCATCCGGGACGTGACGAATGACACGTGGGAGTTAAAAGTGGATAACCAGAACCATAACCATGAACCTACGACGAGTCTGTTGGGCCACGCTTTTGTGCGAAGATTTACTGAAGCCGAATACAAGCTAGTGGAGCAGCTAactgctcaaaacatggagccacgTATCATATTTCAAACCCTAAGAAAGCAGTTCCCCGACAGCCTACATGTTCAGAAAGACGTGCAAAATGTGGTACAAAAAATTAGAGCGACACTAATGGCACTGGAAAGCCTACTGCATGACCACCGAAAGGTCACGTTGAATGCATTGACGTGGCCCGCGTAA
- the LOC110875696 gene encoding subtilisin-like protease: MENNRCKRVLMITLLLTFTTLLNLSLVVTKETETYIVKLHSPHDHTFAETQDLESWYNKFLLHTSALDLDEKPQMVYAYRNVLKGFAAKMTVEQAMEIEKLDGALLVRPQRVLSLHTTHTPNFLGLHQNLGFWRDSNYGKGIIIGVLDTGITPGHPSFDDKGIDPPPAKWKGKCEVEGCNNKLIGVRNFVAEGTVSPLDEDGHGTHTSSTAAGNFVEGATTLGNDNGTAVGMAPLAHIAMYRVCGAVTCSESDILAAMDAAIEEGVDVLSISIGARSTTFYDDLMAIGAFAAMQNGIFVSCSAGNSGPLNGTLKNEAPWILTVGASTVDRKVTATVKLGNGALLDGESLFQPKDFPETLLPLVYPGMSGNQNAMFCDSPGFLNQTDVKGKVVICHKGGGVGPTDKGKIVKYVGGAAMILTNEEKDGASTIADAHVLPVSYVNYKDGLIILEYLRSSPSPVATIIFHGTVIGDKSAPQVASFSSRGPNLASPGILKPDIIGPGVNILAAWPTSVDNTTTTSPFNVISGTSMACPHLSGIAALLKSAHPDWSPAGIKSAIMTTAELMNLNNQPIQDERELLASLFAVGAGHVNPSKANDPGLIYDIQADDYIPYLCGLGYSSAQVTTIVQKQVSCSNLTSIPEAQLNYPSFAITLSGNVTKAYTRTVTNVGDANSSYTVNIVKALGVSVTVSPSTLIFSAVNQKLSYQVTFNPAGSAPNQFVEGALEWKSTKHSVRSPISIKYA; the protein is encoded by the coding sequence ATGGAGAACAATAGATGCAAGCGGGTTCTTATGATCACGTTACTTCTCACTTTCACCACCCTTTTGAACCTGTCACTTGTTGTCACCAAAGAAACTGAAACATATATTGTCAAGTTACACTCTCCCCATGACCACACATTTGCTGAAACCCAAGATCTTGAAAGCTGGTACAACAAGTTCTTGCTGCACACAAGTGCACTGGACTTGGATGAGAAACCACAGATGGTTTACGCATACCGTAATGTACTCAAAGGGTTTGCAGCGAAAATGACGGTTGAGCAAGCAATGGAAATTGAAAAACTAGATGGTGCGCTATTAGTTCGACCTCAGCGTGTACTGTCTTTACATACAACACATACTCCTAACTTCTTGGGATTGCACCAGAATTTAGGTTTCTGGAGAGATTCAAACTATGGGAAGGGAATCATTATTGGTGTTCTTGACACCGGGATTACTCCTGGTCATCCTTCTTTTGACGACAAAGGCATAGACCCTCCACCAGCTAAATGGAAAGGCAAATGTGAAGTGGAGGGGTGTAATAACAAACTGATTGGTGTTAGGAATTTCGTTGCCGAGGGAACCGTCTCTCCACTTGATGAAGATGGACATGGAACACACACCTCAAGTACTGCAGCTGGAAACTTTGTTGAAGGTGCTACCACTCTTGGAAATGACAATGGTACTGCTGTCGGGATGGCTCCACTTGCACACATAGCCATGTACAGAGTGTGTGGTGCAGTTACTTGTAGTGAGAGTGATATATTAGCTGCTATGGATGCAGCTATTGAAGAAGGTGTAGACGTGCTTTCTATCTCCATTGGTGCAAGATCCACTACTTTTTATGACGATTTGATGGCTATAGGTGCTTTTGCCGCAATGCAAAATGGGATATTTGTGAGTTGTTCTGCAGGAAATTCGGGACCTTTGAATGGAACTTTGAAGAATGAGGCACCATGGATTCTCACAGTTGGAGCTAGTACGGTTGACAGAAAGGTAACTGCTACTGTGAAACTTGGGAACGGGGCGTTACTAGATGGAGAATCGCTCTTCCAACCTAAAGATTTCCCAGAAACCCTCTTACCACTTGTCTACCCAGGGATGAGTGGCAATCAAAATGCCATGTTTTGTGATTCCCCCGGATTCTTAAACCAGACCGATGTAAAAGGAAAGGTAGTGATTTGCCACAAAGGTGGTGGCGTTGGACCAACTGATAAAGGAAAAATAGTAAAATATGTTGGTGGAGCTGCTATGATTCTCACAAACGAGGAAAAAGATGGAGCAAGTACAATAGCTGACGCACATGTACTCCCTGTATCATATGTCAATTATAAAGATGGACTTATAATTCTAGAATACTTGAGGTCAAGTCCATCACCAGTTGCTACCATCATATTCCATGGAACTGTCATTGGAGATAAATCAGCTCCTCAAGTGGCCTCTTTCTCTTCACGAGGGCCTAATCTAGCAAGTCCTGGAATTCTAAAACCGGATATTATTGGGCCTGGAGTTAACATTCTTGCGGCCTGGCCTACCTCTGTAGACAACACAACAACAACCAGCCCATTTAATGTTATTTCAGGCACATCAATGGCTTGCCCTCATCTCAGTGGGATAGCAGCGTTATTGAAAAGTGCACATCCTGATTGGTCTCCTGCTGGAATCAAATCCGCTATCATGACCACAGCTGAGTTGATGAACCTAAACAACCAACCGATTCAGGATGAAAGGGAGCTTCTCGCCAGCTTGTTTGCCGTTGGGGCTGGCCATGTCAATCCATCGAAAGCTAATGACCCTGGACTCATTTACGATATCCAAGCTGATGATTACATACCTTACTTGTGCGGATTAGGATACTCAAGCGCACAAGTTACAACCATCGTCCAAAAGCAAGTTTCTTGCTCAAATTTAACAAGTATCCCTGAAGCACAACTAAATTATCCTTCATTCGCAATCACACTAAGTGGTAATGTGACAAAAGCGTACACGAGAACAGTGACCAATGTTGGGGATGCTAATTCATCTTACACTGTGAACATTGTCAAAGCCCTAGGTGTGAGTGTTACTGTGTCACCCTCAACACTCATCTTCTCGGCAGTTAACCAGAAATTGTCGTACCAGGTGACATTCAATCCTGCAGGATCTGCACCAAATCAGTTTGTTGAAGGTGCCCTCGAATGGAAATCCACAAAGCACTCGGTTAGAAGTCCCATTTCCATCAAATATGCTTGA